In Phalacrocorax carbo chromosome 1, bPhaCar2.1, whole genome shotgun sequence, the genomic stretch gcgtagcctgatgaagtttgctgatgacaccaagttgagtggggaagtacACACTCCAGAAGAGAGAGCaactctgcagggagatctggataggctggaggagtgggccagcaagaaccttatgaaattcaacaaggagaagtgtaagatcatgcacctgggaaaacataatccgggagtgcagcacagactgggatccacccggctggagagcagctctgtggaaaggcacctgggggtcctggtggacgggaagctcaacatgagcgaacagtgtggTGCTgcggccaaggaggccaacaggatgctgggttgcatcaaaacgggcatcaccagcagagagaaggaagtcATTACCCaactctactcagcacttgcaggccacacctggagtactgtgtacagttctggtcccctctatacaaaaaggatgtggacaggctggaaggggtccagagaagggccaccaggatgatcaaaggactgggaagcctgccatatgaggataggctgagagaactgggtttgttcagccttgagaaaaggaggcttagaggggatctcatcaccgtgtaccagtacttcagggACAGTtacaaagatggagactccctttttacaaggcgtcacatggagaggacaagggggaatggacacaagttggtcttgggagattccaattggacaccagagggaaatttttcactgtggggacagtcaaccattggaataatctccccagggaagtgattgactcggccacattggacaccttcaagagttgtctggacagggtgttgggccatcttgtctatactgtgctcttcccagaaaggttggactagatgatccctgaggtcccttccaacctgggattctgtgattctgtgagttgTTGGCCAGACAGAACAACTGAAAGCCAAGGAAGGGACATCTGAAATAAGGGGAAAGGcttgggggaagaagaggagaagaaggaaggataAAGCACTCCAGgtcaaattttaaataatgaagcTGTAATATTTGAAGTCAACATTTACATTAAAGTTAGAACCCTTTGAAGAGttatgaataattaaaataaaaaccacagcGTCCCTGTAGATATTGTGAAAAGTGGAGAAACATTACATTAATCTGATAAATTTTATGCTGTAGAGTTCCACTGATCTAATGTtaagccaaatatttttaaaagataattttcacatggaattaaattaattactgCATAGAGCATCAAACCTGTTGACCGAGACTCAATGAAATACAGGTTGAGATGTATTTAACTGCCTTAACTTGAAGTATTCAAAACAGCATTAccaacaacttttttttttaatataactctctaaaatgtaaactgtatataaaaaaagttCCTTATTCTGGATTATCCTTTCATATGGTAAAATCAGTATATACACACCAGTATACCTTTGGCACAAACAGTTTATAGAACTAAACTGAAGAAATACATTCAAGCTGAAGTGTCACATATGGAATAGAAAAGGTTTCCTCATACAGATAAGACCACAGAGTTGCAGCTGGTTTATGCCTTTCAGGAATGATTTCTTTGTGTAAATAAAACCTAGAATTTCAAACACAACCAGGGAAAAGAATATTCACACTTTTGGGGTCATTTATATTAAGGTTCTCAAAATTagaattaaacaaaacagagtAAACATCCTTATCTTATAGGATGAAGAACTGCTGAAAATACGAGTCTCATTTGCTTCTAAATCATATCCAGTGGCAGCTGTGACAGTGCTATATTCTGCCATTGTTATACTGAGTATATTATTTCCAAAGGTAGATTGAAAATCTTCTATTTCAGGATGTGTAGATAATGTCACGTTACTCTGAGAGGTGAATGAAAATGGAGTTCTGTTAGACAGGACCTTTTCTTCAGAGGCTTCTATATTAGAAAATGAATTTGAGGATATGTGAATACAAATATCTTCTGAAATGCAAGCATGGAGGTAATGGATGTCATTTATATCGACTCTAGGTTCACAACTGTGCCCTGCATAACAGTGGCAATCAAATTTTTCTATGAATGTTTGCAGATCCTGAGATGCTGGTTGCCCTTGCAGAGTGTATTTTCCATCCTTTGTCATTTGAATGACAATATTCTCAGGGTTCAAGTGAAGATAGTCATTGGAATTCCATTTTTTCCGTGCACAAGCACCAGAGTCTTGGCATAACACTTGGCTACAGATTCTGGCTGCCATCGTGACATTGATGAGGTATGGGGTCAAAGTCCTCCTAAGGTAGTTGTCCAGAGTCCTACAGGTGTTCTGTGAAAAGACCATCATATCTGCAGTATTTAGTATGGACACTATTAAAATACTGTCATTCTAATAATGGTACTGTAGTGGATAGCTATGAATGTTTCTCCTGAGGTTTTGATAATGGTTATAACTGGTTGTTGGAAGCAAGTTTATCTGAGAAGTTGCTATATAGTTCAAGGATCACAGCCAATTTATGTTGGGTGGTTGCGGGAGATGTTATGAAAAGCATTTATGTCAGAAAGCAAACAACTTTTAAACTTCCATTTTATCTGTATGTTTCATGTAGCATTTTGAATCAGATGCATTTAAAGACGATACATGAAGGATCAAAGTTCCTTTTTATGTATTGAATGGTTTGAATGgatcttgaaaaaaatctcgcttctccagcctgaacaaacAATTTTTCTATCAATCATTTCTGTAAGACTTCTCAATTTTCCCATGACCTGAATAGCTAGGCTGCAGGAGTAGGGAGCTTTCACAGCATTTTTGAATGGAAGGCATTTTGGGAGGATGGACAAATGGAAGGTATGCCAAGAGAATTGATCATTCTAATTGATCATGAAGTTGGCATACATTCTGTGTGTGCTTGGCACAGATTAATAACCAGAGGCTTTGCAAGCTCCTTCTTCTGATACTATGTCTCCTTAGGGCATGTGCCTAATAACCACACATGGATACAACTAATATTTACACCCATGGACATCACTTCAGTGAATCTGAGGTATatgtaggttttttgtttttcttttaggtATATATAAAAACCCTGCCTGTAAATTTTGGTTGATGCAATTCTTGCAGAAGTGAGGCTCACAGTAATATTTCATTGCTGAAAGGCTACTAACTGTGATTAGTGAACTCTGATTAGTTCACAAATATATAGTGTGACTGGGCTGTGGAAAATTCTGTTTGCTCACACAAATCTCAAAATtcaagcaagaaaacttgttgCTCCTGTATGTTCTGGTATTTGGGGCAATGGGCAAAAACGCTTCAGGTGCGACTGATACGCTTTCTTAAAGGCAGGCACATACAAAAAAGAGTCAAAGTGGGATGCTTCTGGGAATTTGACCCTTCCAGAGCTGTGCAGGTTTATTTGGCCATGCTTTCTGTGACAGGAGGCCCAACGGTGCTGAAGAGTTTTAGTTCTTTGCTCTTAGAAGGCTTCAGAAGAGTCTTCCCGCATAGCAGTTTATTGTATCTAACTTGCCAGAGTATGAAGGAGCTACTTCAAAAGATTTATTCGAACATCCTTATAACACTGTTTCCCAAACTATGTATTTGACCTTCCTAAAacaaattggatttttttttcctcttctgactCATATCTTTCTTACAATGAAATTAATCAAAGTACTACTTAGAACACAAAGAACAGGCTACAGCTGAAATTTCACAGACTGACGCCTCCTAGCACTTTACATGTTATTGCTAAGTGCAccactttaaaaagcagaagggtcttttaaaaactgttctgGGCAAGCacaagtaattttttctgtaCCTCATGACTGGAATGTAATGAAGATATAGGAATTCTTTCCTTAAATTAACTAAACAGGTGCTAACTTGCCCACAGTTATCGTGGTAGCTTGTCCCGTTACTCAGAGCCAACACTCGTATTTTAAAAGATTGAACTGTTATTCTGTGTAGTCAATGACAATATTCATAAGCCTCAAATGTACATGTTTCTTAACTAGAGAAGACTGCTGTCAATATggaattataattttaaaagtagaagaTATGATGTAAGTAATCATGATGCTTTATATCCTTTTCactttattgcttttttaaaatgtcatataATAATTAATCTGGCATACCTTATTTTGTGTTAAATTCATATCACCCCAGATCACAATTCCAGAAACACCCAGTGCAGCAGATTCTCCAATGGTGTTTACCAAGTCATCCTGAGAGGAAATGTGCAAAGAATCATACTAATGTCAGTAAGCTATAACATAAGGGCATAAGGTGTAATACATATATAGTAAATTACATATCCAGAATAACTACTTTGAAAACAGCAAGCAATTACACACAACGCAAACATTCTGTTCCCAATTACACCATTTTATTCTAGGATTGGGTTGTACAGGTGATGCCAGAAAATGTTGCCAACTATATCCAATTTATAAATGTCATCTGGTTAGAAAAACAAGGCTGTAAAACTGAGCCAGTGGTTAGGCATATGACATACACTCCTCcaagcatttattttgctgcGTTGCCTCCTGGCTGCTCAGAGTTGGTAGTGACTGGTTTCAGTAATGCTGCCTGAAACAGGCTGGAAagcatagcttttttttaaaaaaaaattaatttcagttacCAGAAAGTGCTAAAGCAGAAAAGTAGCAAGAGAAAGAGCTTTCACCAACAGGAATCTCTTTTCTCCAGAGAATGGCTCTGGTCTTTTACAGAGATTGATTTGGGaaatttgtttctgttcagTTCTCCTTTTAGGGTCAGCTATTAGCCCAGCCCTAACAAAATCTTAAAGCCCATCTGAGATGGGAGAGGACTATGGGTAGAAAAAGAATAAGGGAAGAACAACTTACTGTAGGGCACAACACATGAAAAGGAAGAATGTAAGGATTACAGGATTTAAATTATTAACTAGGAGCCCAGCAAGGACCCTGGCAGCACCCCTTGCTCCCTGAGAGCTGCAGGGCAATGCCTGGTGGTGCCCTGTCCAGGGTGTGAGAGGACACCAGACACAGTGCAGTCACCAGGACCACAACCTCTAACTTCCCCTTCCTCATGGCCTGGATGATGAGGAAGAGATTCCCCAGATTGGTGGTATCTCTGACAGCGTGGGTGTATATATAAACGTGAAGGGAAGAGTGTGGCCAGAACTGCAATAAGATGATCAGATCTTAATCAGACCCTAACCTTGACTAGCCCGTGAGATGCTGAAATACCATTTGGAAAGCTACTTGCGTACAACTAGACAGAAATTTCTCACAAGTTTTTAAAcccttttttaaggaaaagaaagaatcccttttaatgttttttcttataACCTAAAAAGCAGACATTAGTCTAGCccagttttactttttctctttggaATAAGTTACTcaaatttctttcctctgactTAATATACTAATATGTTTTCTAGCTATGTAATATTTTGCTACATGTAGGAACTACTCAGAGAATAAAACACTGTTTGATAAATATCATGAGGAAGGTTTGAAAGTAGACTTCTTAGGGTTCTGTTTGATCAAATTTCTTTGgcagattaattttttatacAAAATCTATGCATCTCTCTTCTGATATGAGTTAGCATATTTGCTAAGTACGTGTCACCTGGTAATTTATTTCCActtaaatctgaaatatttcaggtctAGCTCCACTCACCTGGGAGAGATATTCCTCATAGACATCTGTGAATACTGGACGTGTATATACAAAAACTGGAAGGGGATGAGTAGAATTAGAGACATACGAAATTCTAATGGCTTCTTGAACTCTGTTGCGAACAAAGAGTTGGGCATTTCTGGAGGATCTTAAGGCTGTCTCTAGATAGACAGATGGATAAAGTGCTGTGCTTTCCTCCCACAACCAGTTAAGctcattatttctttctatttcaaTATCTAAACAGGTTCCTGTATAAttatgtgggttttgtttgtaatCATAGTTATAACAGTCTGGATAAAGGTAATATCCCCACAGACGATTTGGCTTCATTTCTATGCCCAGCTTTAAAGATTCCAACATAATTGATTTTGCTGCAGCTTCAAATTCCATTTTAGCTATAGTCCTGGCTTCGGCTTCTGATAGACTGAGGTCTCTCTGCTGAACCAGTTCAATGGATTCCTGTCTATAAATGTCTTTTGATCCCCAGTTTCTTATCCACACGGGTCGCCAGTTTTCCCAGTCAATGACAGCCAATCCAAACTGTTCATCTGAAGGAATATAGAACTGGATGTcctctttggctttttttaaatgtatctcCAGCAGCGAGAGTTGTGGGAGCCCTCCATTGAATGCCTCTCCTGTGACTTCATTTTTGTAAGGATAGTAACCAAGCCTGTCTGGATAGAAGAGAGTGATGTTTTGCCCAATGGATGTCTTCAGTGTGCTtccaatgaaagaaaaaattttcatGTCCAGCTGCACTCCAGTCCTTTCAGTACAAAGTTCTGTAGGAGCATTCcaaatggaaaggaaaggtgAATTAGAAAGAAGTGGACGAGCTCTTACGTTCAGAGATGAGCAGCAAGAGACTAGAAGGGTGGCAAATACCATACCAGATGCTATAGGATACATACAGGTAATACAGATACcaaaattttgtatttgtgttaGAGTTTCCATTGTAGCATGTGCAGTGACATTAGGTGCTTCTGAtcagacaaaaattaaatgctctGTGGGTGTTCAGAAGGTTGGTAGTCTGTCAAAAGCTTTTCCATACAATATATTTCTTCAGATTAAAACCTATTAAGCAATATTCCCTAGGTGAAAGAGAGTGGTGTCCTTTACATGAGGCTCTCTGTCGTTTCAGACTGCAGGAAGCCTTTCAAAAACTTCTGAGACctaatggagaaaaagaaacaaatgtagATAAAGTAAGAGatgataaatatttcatttctagCCAGGCAAGAAAACAGGATTTGTGATTTTGAATACATTGTAGTCTGAATAAAACTCCCCTTTGAAGGAAAAGCACAATGTACAATCatagagaaaataaactctCTTTATATAAAattgtatgtatataaaaagtAGATATAAAACTGACTGTGCAATGGTATCCAGTGAGTCATGGATCAGAATGAGTATGCTCAGTAGTAGTCCTGATTGCGCCAGTGACTGATGTCTGTAAACGTGAGGAGTCTCACAATGTCTTTTCTTAATCAACAGTAAtcttgtgtatatatatgtaatatttcTCACCTATCTCAAAATAAAGTTCTAGGTCTTTCACTAATTTTACAGAGCACTTAAGAGAAAATACAAGATAACACAGACCTGGAACCTGGACTGTTTTACACATGCAGGAAAACAATCAATGTACACTCATTTAACTCAGTGAGGTATCTGAAATATAGGTACTCTTTCTTCTGTCCAGAGCTCCTTTAAACAGTTCAAAAGCTGTGTATCATCTGACTATATGGCCATCTGTATGTTACTTGAGGCCTTTTGAGATCTACAGATTAAGTCACCCCAAGTCCAAGTGTGCCCAGGAGCGTAATTCATTAGGAAAGCTGAGGTTGTCCACACACCCACAGTGAGCAGTCACACTTTTATTCGAGAACATAGTGGTAGGGTGGTAGTCATGGTGCAGTCAACAACTTTTGCATAGCAGCCCAGTAGCTGAAACATTCCTTTGTGCAGTAACTCACCTGAATCCACTTCCCTCCTGATTTTGAAATGGTTCAAACCTGGATCTGTCACTTTCCTCAGCAGAGGTAGAGACCTCATGATGAGTCCATAGAGTACCTGAGGAGTATGTAAGAGTGTGCAGGAAAATATAGGAGTCACCATGAAGTGGGCCACAGGGTGGCTGGAAATTTAAAATCTCTGaggacagattaaaaaaagcaaacaagatttTGGTTTGCATTTACTGATTTCAGCTAGGAGCAGAAGCCACAAATCTCTGGTCCCTACACCTTGAATTATCTCTGGCTGTTTATCTTTTCTGTGACTACTTAGTGTAAAATCTGTAAGCATTGTGGGCACAGAATCATAACCTCTCTTCACCCAACAGTGGATACAGACAACAGGTTGCAGTTATTatccatttgcatttttttcatcatccctCTGGCTGCATGATTTTTCTTTGATCTGTTTCAATAAAATGGCAGAACACCTGCATCCATCAAATTGTTGCATACCCAGAAAACCTTGGCAGTATAATGAGAGGTTAACAGAGACTTGAACCTTCCTAAATCCAGCCTCAAGCCAGGTTCACAGCAGGGATAGTAGTAGTAGTACAATGAGATTTCCTGTGTGTTCACTGAGTTTGATCACATCTGAATCTACTGAAAACTCCAGGTGAAATCTAGACCTTTGAGGGaccaaaataatgaaagaacTTATGTCAACAAATGGTCTAGATCCTGCCTCTGGTCACGGACATAACACTGCCTAGAGATGATTCTGAAATTCTTCATTTGAGAGTAGCTTACCTCTTCTGAGGACTAGAAGGAAATCAAGGACAAACGGAAAAGTTGTACAGAAGGAGGAGATCTCTAGGGGTCAAGTTTCCCAGAGGAGGGGGTTTGCATTACAGGGCCCTTCAACAAATGCCAGAACCCAGACACTTTAGCTTCTCAGATTAGCAATTCTATTTAGCAGACCCCActttacttcttcctcctccatcacTTCGGATGCCAGCAGGCAGTaaggatgttttcctttttttcccttttttattctttttcttcctgggcATGTTGCCAGCTTTTGGTCACTGTGTCAGTGGAGAAGCACAGAGCTGGTAGCCATACCGTGTGCTGGGTCACCAACCCAGCCGAGGAGGGAACAACAGCCAATTCAGTTTTTCTTGGCTTAGAGGTACCAGCACATGTGAATGAAACTGGCTACTCAAAGACACAAGCACGCACAGCTGAAAGACTAGCAAACAAGCACCAATAGCAAGGATTCTTGGAAGAGGGTttggcagcagaggaggaatttttttttcaaaacagaaccTTATCGTCCTGGAGTAGGAAGTGCAAGCAGAAGGAGCAGAAAGTACAACTGTGCAGTATTAGACACCCCTTCAGAACTTACCTGCAGGTATATGAAAGACAGGTGAGGAAGGGAAGTAAAATGTAGCATAGGTGGTGAGGTGCAACATACAGCAGAGCTAGAACTGCAACAGCTTCCTCCCACCAACCATGACAGTGCCTGTCTCCTCAGTTGCACTGCCACCGAGCCCCTTGGGCCCAGGTCCCTTGACTACAAGTTAAGGAACTTAAAGTACATTCTACATTCTCTACCAGGAATGCCATCAGCACCTCTATTCCACAGACCAGCACAAACCTTCAGCTAGGATTTTGGCCGTCATCCTCATTCCCTCAGCATATTAATAGAAATTGCTTTTGCACCACACTTGAGTGTCCACAGTGTTATGTGCGTATCTGCAAAGAGTTCTCCATGGCCTTTCACAAATAGCTGAGCCCTGGTCAAATGTAGTTCTGCacctttttgtttggtttagcTTCCCCTGACCCTGCCCTTCACAGTAAAGATTTTCACTCTTTCTTCAATGGACAGATTTTCATCAACATTTTGGAAGAAATGGAAACCAATGGTTTGAAGGTTAAACTACCAGTCAGAAAGGCCAAGACCTGTAAAGGAAAAGTGAAACTGCAGATACCCTGGGATCAAGAGGTGTGTATGATGACTGCTTATTGCtttcatattaatttaaaaaaaaagttggatcCTCTTTCATGATCAAGCTCTTTGGTTCTTTTGGGACTATGAACAAGCAGAAGTAGACAGGAGTTCTCACCGTTCTGTTTTGGATTCCCTCACCTGGCCTTCGATGGTCCATTTCACTTTTATCTTACAAAAGGCTTATCAATCACAAGAGGCAGACAAGTTCTTGTTAAAGAAGCAGCAGTTGGACTGAAGTCTAAATAACCATACAGATATTTCACCATTCCACAGATGCTGATGTGATAACTAAAGAAACCCTGCCAAAAAGCAGTTTCATAAGCTAGACTTAGATCATAGATCCAGTCACAAGGAAAGAAGGTATGATCTGTTCATTTAAATTGCTCCAAGAGCAATTTGCATGGCATCTGCTTGATGAGACTTGTAGCAAAAAGGAGTTCACGtacttccctcagctgcccagAAATGACAGCAGGAAAAAGCCATCTCTCCTCTGAGCAAAACAAtctcagctctcccagcctctcctcatatgacaAATGTTATAATCCCTTATTCATCTTTGTAGCAATTTCCTGGACTTGCTGCAGTATGTCCatttctttcttgtactggggagcccaggggTGGACACTGCACTGCAGGCGTGGCATCACAGTGCTAAATAGAGGAGAATAAACACACTCCTTGACCCGTTGGTGTTGGATGTTCTTGTTAATGCCACCCAGGAGGCCATTGGTTTTTGTTGCTGCAGTGACACATTGCTGACTCTAGTCAGCTTGGTGTCCACCCCGATCTCCTAGACTTTTTCTGCAACTGCCTTCCAGCCAGTTGGCCCACCAGCCTGTACCAGTGCATGAGGTTAttcctctccaggtgcaggactttgcatttgcttttgttgaacttcatgaggttcctgtcagcctgtttctccagcctgtAGAGATCCCTCTAAATGGCAAAATGATCGTCTGGCATATCAGCTACTTTTCCCAAGTTTGCATTGTTTGCCAACTTACCAAGGGAGCACTCTGTCCCATTGTTCAGATAATTAATCAAGATGTTAAATAGTATTAGACCCAGTACAAACACTTAGCATACATCACTAGAAGCAGGCTTCCAGCTGGACTTTGATGGGTCTCCAGCTGGACTTCCTGGCACTGATcacaaccctttgagcctggcggttcagccagttttcagtttcACTGTCCATTTATCTAGCTTGTACATAATCAATAAgaatgttatgggagacagtgttaaAAGCCTTGCTAAAATCAAGATcaacaatatccactgctctccccttgtcCACCAAGGCAGTCATCTCTTTGTAGAAAGCTGTCAGGTTGGGCAGCCATGATTTCCTCTTTGTtaatccatgctgactacttccAGTTGCATTCTTGTCCTTAGAGTTTGGAAATGTTTTACAGAATTATTTGCTCTGTCAGCCTCCCAGGGTTTGAGGTGAGGCTGGGCTGACCAGACTATAGTTCCTTGGATCCtcattttttttgccttttttaagattggagtgacatttgctttttctcagtCCTCAGAACCCTCCCCCAAtcaccatgacctttcaaagattatCTAGAGTGGCCTTACAATGACATCAATCAGCTTCTTCAGCACATACAGCTCCTCATGGGCACGTACCATCATGCCCCCATAGACTTGTATATGTccagtttgtttaaatgttccctAACCTGATCCTTCCCCACTGAATGTAAGTCTTCCTTCCTCCAATTTTTCCCATGGGTCTAAGGAGCCTGGGATCCCAAAAGGCCAGTCTTTccagtaaagactgaggtgGAAAAGCCATTGAGTACCACTGCCGCTTCAATGTCCTTTGCCACTAGATCTCCTGCCCCATTCAGCACTGGGCCCACATTTCCCCTGGTCTTCTGCTGCTGATAGACCTGTAGAAGCTGTAAATATTGCCCTTCACATCACTTGCCACATTCGACTCCAGATGGGCTTTGGCTTTCTTAACCCCATCCTTACATGGTCAGgcagtgtttctgttttcctcccagttcacgtgtccctgcttccacctcATGTGCTTCCTTTCTATGTAATAAGTTTTGTCAGGAGCTCCTCCTGCCTTTACTTGATTTCCTGTATGTGGAGATGGACTGTTTTGGGGCTTGGAAAAGGGGATTCTTGAAAATCAGCCAGCTCCTGGACTCCTCTCCAGGGCTGTCTCCCATCGGATTCTTCCAAGCTGATCCCTGAAGAGACCAACGCGTGCTCTCCTGAAGTCAGTGGTTGTGATCCTGCCATTTGCCTTGTTCCCTCTAatcaggatcctgaactccaccgTATCATAGTCAATGCAGCCAAGACTGTCCCCAACCTTCACCGTCCCTGTTTGTAACAATGAGGTCCAACAGAACATCTCCCTTTGCTGGCTCCTACATTTTCCAAAGTGAGATTTCCTGAGATAGTACAGACAGACAGACGTCCAAGACAAACTAAGAGAATCCCATACAGAAATTCTGGggggaaatattttccagcttactgaaatgaaataaaattatcacaCATAAAGAGCTGAGATACACTGCTATTTGCCAGGACAGCGATCCTTTATGTAATTGTTTTTTTCACAACAAAATGTGATCACTTCAGGAAGGAGCTGTAGGACTAGTTCAGCTTTTACTATGTCTCTGGCTCTGGTTATGAAAGATTTCTTGCCTCCATCAAAGTCAGAAAACTACAGTACACAATTTTTGATTTGTAAGCTTTTTTTATAAGTGGATTTCACTAATAGGCTGATTTGAtgtagaagaaaagaggaaagcttTGTTTTGAATACTATATTTACTGCTTTATCTAGAACTCATTTATTATTGGCTAATCTTGAAAAGTTTGGTTTAACTGATTGTGGGGAAATGGTTCTCCTCTAAATCTTGCTGTAATATACTCTGCTGAGTATAAATTAATAGATTATTATACTTGATAGCTTCTGGTTAAAAGAATTGCCTTTGGCCCAGCCTAACGATGACAGCTCTGATAAATGTTACTGTCTTCAGTCTCCTTGAATGTTGGTGTAAGTAAGCTGACTCATAAAGTTGCCCTTGTCTTTGTCAAAAAGTCAATATCTTTACAATATATTGACACTAATTGCTCTGGGGCTACCTGACAAGCAGTATGCACTGATGGATCTAAATGCCCTTAGAATCTAGGGAAATAGCTTCTGTTTTACATTGTAAAAGTTACATattaaaggaaattatattaattttcttggtTTAATTATTTCATCATTTTTCCAGCATAAACTGGactgcagaaacacacagaatTGAAAATGCAAGGTGCTCCCATATTTTGGTAGCTGGTAGTCATAGATCTGGGCCATGCCACGTGTCCCTGAAAAAAATGCCCCACTTGGCCAAAGACagtt encodes the following:
- the SPAM1 gene encoding hyaluronidase PH-20, which translates into the protein METLTQIQNFGICITCMYPIASGMVFATLLVSCCSSLNVRARPLLSNSPFLSIWNAPTELCTERTGVQLDMKIFSFIGSTLKTSIGQNITLFYPDRLGYYPYKNEVTGEAFNGGLPQLSLLEIHLKKAKEDIQFYIPSDEQFGLAVIDWENWRPVWIRNWGSKDIYRQESIELVQQRDLSLSEAEARTIAKMEFEAAAKSIMLESLKLGIEMKPNRLWGYYLYPDCYNYDYKQNPHNYTGTCLDIEIERNNELNWLWEESTALYPSVYLETALRSSRNAQLFVRNRVQEAIRISYVSNSTHPLPVFVYTRPVFTDVYEEYLSQDDLVNTIGESAALGVSGIVIWGDMNLTQNKNTCRTLDNYLRRTLTPYLINVTMAARICSQVLCQDSGACARKKWNSNDYLHLNPENIVIQMTKDGKYTLQGQPASQDLQTFIEKFDCHCYAGHSCEPRVDINDIHYLHACISEDICIHISSNSFSNIEASEEKVLSNRTPFSFTSQSNVTLSTHPEIEDFQSTFGNNILSITMAEYSTVTAATGYDLEANETRIFSSSSSYKIRMFTLFCLILILRTLI